The segment CGGGTACGCCATTGTTAGCAATAGCCTTCTCAAGAGCGTCCTGAACTTCGGGGTACGAGTCAAAAGAGGCGACCGGCTCCTTAGAGCAGTAACCTCCTGTAGCCTTAAAGGTGTGATTCTTCTTAAGACAGTTGAAACAACGATTTAAGTGACGGAGGACCTTGACCTGGATGTCAGAGCGGCCACGGGGGCCAGATCCCGAGCTGGATCCACCGTTCCGGGTCCGTTAGAGGGAGTGGACTTATTGCCGCCTGCTCCGCCGCCCCCGCCACCTTCTAAACTCTGATTTCCTCTACGGTTGCCAGTTGTAGTGGCTCGTTGTGGGTTGGACTGTTCGAGGAGACGAAGGGTTTGACAGAAGTCAAGGTAGGTGAGGCTAGACTCTAAGACTTTCATGGCGGTCATGTCGCGCCACCATACAGGCAGCCGGTTGCGCATGAACTGGATCTTGAGGGTGTCGGGCCAACGAAGGGCCGAGGTGCCGACGTTAAAGCGGGCGATGTACTCACCCATAGACTCTGTGGGCTTCATAGTGGAATTCAAGCTCTCATACCAGGACTGAGCTTCGATGCTAGTGTTCAGCGACTTATAGACAGAGTCAAGGATAGACCAAGCCTCGTTACTGTGCGCGAACTCAGCTCCAGGTTCGAGGTACCCATGCTGGAGGCATCCGAAAGCCTTGTCCTTGGTCTTCTGGCGGATGTAGCTAAGCTTCTTGGTTTCTGAGGCGAACTCGTAGGGATAATCAGCAAACCAATCGGTGACGTCCATCTTCCACTTAAGATAGTCGGCGGAAGTGGTGCCATTACCGGAGAATGCCTCAGGTTCAGGTTTCTTTGGGCGGGGGTGGCGACGGTGATCGTACTCTTCGTCATCGGAGTATCGATTTTTCGTAGACTGAGTGCCGCGCTGACCTTGGCGAGAGAGGGCTGGTAGAGGACTGTTGGCATCGTCGCCTTCAGAGTCCGATGAGTCTGGGGGGAAGGGCCTGTGTGGCCGCGCCTGGCTGACCTAGAAACCTTGGCTGTAGCCTGTTTTAGCTTAGCCTGGAGTTTCTTCATATTCTCTAATGTGGCTCGGTGGGCGTCGTGCTCCTGTCGGTATTTGTCCTTGTAGGCCGATTTGCGGGCGGCGAGGTTCTCTGCCTGGTTCTGGGCCTGCTGGTAGTCTTCGTGAGCGCTTCCGCGCGCGTCGCGGAGCTCCTCGGTTAGGCGTGCAACTGTAGACGGAAGACTGAAGTTGGTCCTGGCAGTTCTTAAGGACAGCCTGTGTGTCAGCGACGTCGCCCTTGTAACCCTCAAGGATATCTTGGGTTTCTTGATCCTTGCTGTGGAGGTTTTCGATGACCTTGTCTCTTGCGAGAAGCTGTTCGCCTAACTGATCGCTGTGTTTGCGCTCGTTGCCGAGGTCTCTCCACATATCGCGGATTTGATCATATAGTCTGTTCAACGCCTTAGACTGGTCATTATTCGTATGTCCGATAGGCGTAGTGTGGAGAGAATCTTTGCGTTGGGGGTTGCCTTGCGCATCGTTCTCCCAGAGGTCGAAGGTGGTCACGTTATCCTCGCGAGGAATGACGTAGGACGTAGAGGGCTGTCGCTCGAATTGCGCACGCTCGTAGGCGTGTTCAACTAGGGGTTCTAAGGACGCGGCAGGTCCAGGTGAGAGCCACGCTTCAGAAAAATAATCAGTGTCGACTTCGGCCTGAGACTGGCGCGAGTAGCGGCGTTGCTCGCTCATTAATGGGTAGCGTATGCCCAATGGGCTGCTCAAGTCGGCGCGATGGTCTATGAAGGCCACGCCCTTCTTGCGCGTAGTGATTGTGGTCGGAAGCTCGTCGTCAGAGTCGTCGGAAATGTCCAGTGGCTGCTGTACACTATCGGTGTGGCCGAGGGAGGGGTAGCGTCCTGGAATGCGTACGTCCCTGTCGAAGAGGTTGTTCTTGCCGTGTGCTCGGGGGAGGCCGCTGGCGCGACGCTCTAGGGTTTCTTTGGTCTGGGAGGTGGGCGCCGTCGCACGCGAAGGCTGTTCGGGGCTGAGTTCTCGTGGCTCTCGTCCATACGGGAGCGGTTCATGGTTGCGGCCGTCTCTCGCATGAAACGAGGGACGCCGAGGGCAGGATTTCGGTGTTCTGTAGTGCTGGGGCGAGTATCGCGCGATGTCTCCTCTGTGAGGAGTTCCACGATCTCGGGATGAGGGGAGTCACGAGCCCCCAGAGGGTTCATGACTTGTTCGACGGGGCGCTTCTCGTGAGGCGCACCGTTGGGCCAGTGTTCGGTGACTGCAATTACGTGTAAGGGTCTCACATAGgtcaggtatttgaaactgtgttgaattacaaagtaattgcagtgcagagcttgtaagaagctctgcgcggaatatatctaagtgggggtgtgcatgggccaccaaacaggtggctcgtgcgcgaacatcaaaacaacgctaaggcatctggcaggtggcctgtgcggggcaacggcccaaaaccatcacacCTAGGGTCGTTTATCTCGCTTATGTGCTGTAGCGTGATGTTgttttgaatagcctcgtTTAGGGTTTTTTGAAAAAGTGGCCAATCCGCCTTTTTTGTGTTAAACTTGCGTTGGTTTATTGGATTGTCTACTTGGTCGGTGTCTGATCGAATTGAGAAGAGTAGGCCGTAGTGGTCAGATCCAGTCTCTGTAGTGACTTGCCAGTCaatagctttgtcagctAGGTCTGGGGTAACTAGGGATAGGTCTAAAACTGATTCTCTTGATAGGTGTGGCCTAAAGAAAGTGCCCgttcctggtgtgtttagaAGGCTAAGGTTTTGGCTTTCTATCCATTCTACAAATGGGGGTGCTCCTGGGCTCGTCGATGTGCATAGTGGGTCCCACCACGAGTAAGAAGAGTAAAATAGCAAGGCTTTCACTACTTTCACACCGGTACGGCTAGAAGAACTAGGTATCCTTCTAGTGTAAAGTagcaacaacagaacaaAAATGCCGCCAGACAGCGACAATATCATAGTGCAGATCCCAGAGGCAAGCGGAAACAGCACTAATACCGCAATCTATCTCGAAAATGATATCCAAATGGGTATAGAAGAGGACCAGACACCagcgaccccaacccaaacTCAACCTAACCCACCTGAACGACTAGTCCCAATCATGAACAAACGACCAGCCCTCTTCTCTCCTGTATACGACAGAAcagcagagatgtcaacaagcaagtcaagctggcttgattcttatcgattgcagatcacagacaatatagaggctcgtgcacagtggcacgtcccagagaatggtctgtgatctgcaatcgataagaatcaagccagcttgacttgcttgttgacatctctgcaGAACAGGAAGAATCCATTCCAAAAGAATGACTCTGACAAACCAACTGCAAAAGATCCAGAACAGGCAATCCAATGGGCTAGAAACCTGATCCCCAAGCCTCTATTATGATCAACTCATATGAAGAGCAAAACAAGCTACTCGAACTACTAGACGTATTTAGAGACTACACGGAAAAAGGGAGAGTTACAGATCTCGGACAAACTATCTGCCAAGCTCGCCTTCCACTCAGCTACTCTAGCAAACGCTTCAGAAAAAGCAGCAAAGACATTAAAGAAGGCAACAGCCACAGTAGCTGGTCAAAACAACCAAacagtagcagtagcaacaacgacaacaaaCACAAATGCTCCCCAATCATACGCAACAATTGCAGCTCAACCATCAAAGAACGCCACTTGGACGACTGTAGCCCCAAAGAAAAAGCCAACGCCTAAGAAACTAATTACGCACTACCAAATAGTTGCAACACTAGAGGAAAACCAAACCATCAACCCGCTCCAAGCACGAAACAAAATCAACGAGGCATTCCAAAAAGCTGGCATTGCAGGACCTGTTATCCAACTAGCAGCTCTTAGTAAGAGAAACAATCTCATACTTACTACTACAAGCGGATACTCTGGAGAATTCCTTCTCCAGCAATCCAACATCTGGATGGATCTCTTTAACATCAAACACGCTCAACCACTAGAATCTTGGACAAAAGTCATAGTCCACAACGTCCCTACAACCTTTGAAGGAGCAGACACGCTAGAAATCCTTCAAACTGAAATCCCTACATATAACAAAGGACTACAAATAGTTGGTAACTCCTACTGGCTTACAAAAGACTGGAAGAACAAGCAAAACAGCTCTATTGTTATTGCTTTTAAAACAGaagctgaagcaaagaaacTAGGAGCGAGGATCATCATCCTTGGAGAGAGCCTCCGTACTGAAAAGTATAGAAGTATTCCAGCTACTACCCAATGCGACAACTGCCAAGGCTTTGGCCATACAAAGCTTAAATGCCGGAACCAAACAGCATGCCAGCTATGTGCGGGGACCCACCCTACATCGCAGCATAAATGCTCCACCTGCACGAC is part of the Pyrenophora tritici-repentis strain M4 chromosome Unknown M4_contig_00037, whole genome shotgun sequence genome and harbors:
- a CDS encoding NMDAR2-C domain containing protein, with the translated sequence MPPDSDNIIVQIPEASGNSTNTAIYLENDIQMGIEEDQTPATPTQTQPNPPERLVPIMNKRPALFSPVYDRTAEMSTSKSSWLDSYRLQITDNIEARAQWHVPENETTRKKGELQISDKLSAKLAFHSATLANASEKAAKTLKKATATVAGQNNQTVAVATTTTNTNAPQSYATIAAQPSKNATWTTVAPKKKPTPKKLITHYQIVATLEENQTINPLQARNKINEAFQKAGIAGPVIQLAALSKRNNLILTTTSGYSGEFLLQQSNIWMDLFNIKHAQPLESWTKVIVHNVPTTFEGADTLEILQTEIPTYNKGLQIVGNSYWLTKDWKNKQNSSIVIAFKTEAEAKKLGARIIILGESLRTEKYRSIPATTQCDNCQGFGHTKLKCRNQTACQLYSIKILQANLNKSIQATESTLQLAVELRVDIIAVQEPWLTPTRNNDYADTRSTSHAAYLQILPQSEPKLRPR